One genomic segment of Kordiimonas sp. SCSIO 12603 includes these proteins:
- a CDS encoding CoA ester lyase, producing the protein MSDFRPRRSVLFMPASNARALEKAKTLACDAVIFDLEDAVSPDAKEEAREQAVATIKFGEYGHRERIIRINGLNTDWWQDDLAAAASVKPDAILVPKIESANDVKAIAGALLAQGDMDTAIWAMMETPLGFLNAQEIVGASERLQCVVIGTNDLVKDLGASHTPSREPVITALGLAMLAARTRDITILDGVYNDFKNTEGLHAECEQAKAMGFDGKTLIHPSQIETVNNVFAPSPEEVAFAERMISAFDKAKADGKGVAVLDGKMIEELHVEQARKIKATAEAIADIGH; encoded by the coding sequence GTGTCTGATTTTCGCCCCCGTCGCAGTGTTCTATTTATGCCTGCCAGTAACGCACGTGCACTTGAAAAAGCGAAAACACTGGCCTGTGACGCTGTGATTTTTGATCTCGAAGATGCGGTTAGCCCGGACGCTAAGGAAGAAGCACGAGAACAGGCAGTAGCCACCATCAAATTTGGTGAGTACGGCCACAGGGAACGTATCATTCGCATCAATGGCTTGAATACTGATTGGTGGCAAGATGATCTGGCCGCCGCTGCATCTGTTAAACCGGATGCTATTTTAGTGCCGAAGATTGAATCGGCGAATGATGTGAAAGCCATTGCTGGTGCTCTTTTGGCTCAAGGCGATATGGATACAGCGATTTGGGCCATGATGGAAACACCACTTGGGTTCTTGAACGCACAGGAAATTGTGGGCGCGTCAGAACGGCTTCAGTGTGTAGTGATTGGTACTAATGATTTAGTGAAAGATTTGGGGGCAAGCCATACGCCATCAAGAGAGCCGGTCATTACAGCTCTTGGGCTTGCCATGCTCGCGGCACGTACACGAGATATCACTATTCTGGATGGTGTTTATAATGATTTTAAAAACACTGAAGGATTACATGCTGAATGCGAACAGGCGAAGGCAATGGGTTTTGATGGTAAAACCCTTATCCATCCTTCGCAGATTGAAACGGTGAATAATGTTTTTGCTCCATCTCCTGAAGAAGTTGCCTTTGCGGAACGTATGATTAGTGCTTTTGATAAGGCAAAAGCCGATGGCAAAGGTGTGGCGGTGCTGGACGGCAAGATGATTGAAGAACTACATGTAGAGCAAGCTAGAAAGATAAAAGCAACTGCCGAAGCAATTGCTGATATTGGCCACTAG
- a CDS encoding DUF3667 domain-containing protein translates to MTVFSPHEGTCVNCENTITGLYCNQCGQKTDTQRLEIKTLLGGAFKALMELDSKVFRTIKELTLNPGQVALNYIGGARVAYLNPVKYCITIFALILAIMHLSGQIDQTVEKVTTANLAWQEQSKDLNDAVLKYAKARQKATVEVYSEYLQPMQLILIPIAALFLRLLHYRKRRNYAEVASFLCYIFAHTALINIPILLTMLLFGMLSYFNLWVYSAVLLFMFAYGSKVFFKLTWSGLLISLLLSTAIYFALAGLTISVAAELRMAGYI, encoded by the coding sequence ATGACAGTATTTTCACCGCATGAAGGAACATGTGTAAATTGCGAAAATACCATTACTGGCCTCTACTGCAATCAGTGTGGGCAAAAAACCGATACTCAGCGACTTGAAATTAAGACACTTCTTGGTGGCGCTTTTAAAGCGCTTATGGAACTGGATTCAAAAGTATTCCGAACAATTAAAGAACTTACCCTGAACCCCGGCCAAGTTGCTCTTAATTACATAGGTGGTGCGCGCGTTGCTTACCTGAACCCGGTGAAATACTGCATCACCATTTTCGCACTTATTCTGGCGATTATGCATCTCTCTGGCCAGATTGACCAAACTGTAGAGAAAGTAACCACAGCCAATCTGGCGTGGCAGGAACAATCAAAAGACTTAAATGACGCTGTTCTCAAGTATGCAAAAGCTCGGCAAAAAGCCACCGTTGAGGTTTACTCAGAGTACCTTCAACCAATGCAATTGATACTGATCCCAATTGCAGCCCTTTTCCTGAGGTTACTACATTATAGAAAACGCAGAAACTATGCCGAGGTTGCCAGTTTTCTCTGTTATATCTTCGCGCATACGGCCCTGATCAATATTCCCATTCTTCTCACTATGCTTCTCTTCGGCATGCTTTCTTATTTTAATCTATGGGTTTATTCAGCAGTTCTTCTGTTCATGTTTGCGTATGGTTCAAAAGTTTTCTTTAAGCTAACTTGGTCTGGCTTGTTGATCTCTCTGCTTTTATCCACAGCCATATATTTTGCCTTAGCCGGTTTAACTATATCCGTCGCAGCAGAACTAAGGATGGCGGGTTATATATAG
- the trmD gene encoding tRNA (guanosine(37)-N1)-methyltransferase TrmD — MEPQFTAQLLTLFPEMFPGTLGQSLAGKGLRDGKWALKTLDIRDFSSDKHRSVDDTPAGGGPGMVMRADILGKAIDAARAEAKPEWPLVYMSPRGKRFDQSEAQRWQDAGGVTILCGRFEGVDERVLEARGVEEISVGDFVLSGGEPAAIVMLDSVVRLIPGVMGKMSTLDEESFTSGLLEYPQYTRPQVWEGKEIPEVLTSGHHKKVAEWRREKAEELTRIRRPDLWSTYVREKEEKE; from the coding sequence ATGGAACCACAGTTTACAGCGCAGCTTTTAACCCTGTTTCCCGAAATGTTTCCGGGCACCCTTGGCCAGTCCCTTGCAGGGAAAGGGTTAAGGGATGGTAAGTGGGCGCTGAAAACACTGGACATCCGCGATTTTTCAAGCGATAAGCACCGCTCAGTTGACGATACCCCCGCGGGCGGTGGTCCGGGGATGGTTATGCGTGCTGATATTCTGGGGAAAGCCATTGATGCAGCGAGAGCTGAGGCGAAACCAGAATGGCCACTTGTTTATATGAGCCCGCGCGGGAAAAGGTTTGATCAATCTGAAGCGCAGCGATGGCAAGATGCAGGTGGTGTTACAATCTTGTGTGGACGCTTCGAAGGCGTTGATGAACGTGTTCTTGAGGCGCGCGGGGTTGAAGAAATCAGTGTTGGTGATTTTGTGCTGTCAGGCGGTGAGCCAGCAGCGATCGTGATGCTGGATTCGGTTGTGCGGCTTATCCCCGGTGTGATGGGGAAGATGAGCACGCTGGATGAAGAGAGTTTTACATCGGGGCTTCTTGAATACCCTCAATATACCAGACCACAGGTTTGGGAGGGCAAAGAAATTCCGGAGGTGCTAACAAGCGGGCACCATAAAAAAGTCGCTGAATGGCGCCGCGAAAAAGCGGAAGAGTTGACTCGTATACGCCGGCCGGATCTCTGGTCGACCTATGTGCGGGAAAAAGAAGAAAAGGAATAA
- a CDS encoding M2 family metallopeptidase, producing the protein MRNMKSGLSKLAILTAASMVMAACSPATNDARVAVQAERTPTLAEAQAFILDAEKQLDAEGLAYGRALWVQANFVTTDTNQLAASADEKFTLLTVDLATKAKRFNDVEMPAELRRKFNKLKFLLDLPAPQNKERTAELATIKANLGATYATGKLTLDGKEATLGDASDVLARERDPAKLLEAWNGWREVSVPMKDQYARMVEIANEGAIEMGFDDIGGMWRGQYEMEDFAGEADRLWGQVKPLYDSLHCHVRAKLNENYGDEVVSKTEAIPAHLLGNMWAQSWGNIYDMVKPEGDAKTFDLTERLVANGYDARKMAGAADDFFQSLGFEPLPDTFWERSLFVKPRDREVQCHASAWNLDAKDDIRIKMCTKVNGEDFATMHHEVGHNIYQRAYKHQSGLDQGGAHGGFHEAIGDMIALSITPEYLKTIGLIDEVPSADADIPLLMKQALEKVAFLPFGLMVDQWRWKVFSGEVTPAGYNDAWWQLREKYQGVKAPNERPADAFDPGAKYHIPNNTSYTRYFLAHILQFQFHQTACEDAGWEGPLHRCSIYGNKEVGAKFKAMQELGSSKPWPDALEVFTGTREMNGSSVVAYFAPLKEWLDEQNKNRSCGW; encoded by the coding sequence ATGAGGAATATGAAATCCGGTTTATCAAAACTTGCGATTTTGACTGCGGCATCCATGGTGATGGCTGCATGTTCGCCAGCAACTAATGATGCCCGTGTTGCAGTACAGGCTGAAAGAACACCAACGCTTGCGGAAGCTCAGGCTTTTATCTTGGATGCGGAAAAACAACTAGATGCTGAAGGTTTGGCTTATGGTCGCGCTCTTTGGGTGCAGGCAAATTTCGTAACCACAGATACAAACCAACTAGCTGCAAGCGCTGATGAAAAATTCACGCTTCTTACCGTTGATTTGGCTACAAAGGCAAAGCGCTTTAATGACGTTGAAATGCCTGCCGAACTGCGCCGGAAGTTTAACAAGCTGAAGTTCCTTCTTGATCTGCCAGCTCCTCAGAATAAAGAGCGTACTGCAGAACTTGCGACCATCAAGGCAAATCTTGGGGCAACATATGCAACGGGTAAACTTACGCTGGACGGTAAAGAAGCTACGCTTGGTGATGCTTCTGATGTGCTCGCGAGAGAACGTGATCCTGCTAAGCTTCTTGAAGCATGGAATGGCTGGCGTGAAGTTTCCGTGCCGATGAAAGATCAATATGCTCGCATGGTGGAAATTGCCAACGAAGGCGCCATTGAAATGGGTTTTGATGATATTGGCGGCATGTGGCGCGGCCAGTATGAAATGGAAGATTTCGCGGGTGAAGCTGACCGTCTCTGGGGGCAGGTGAAGCCACTTTATGATTCTCTTCACTGTCATGTACGGGCCAAGCTTAATGAAAACTATGGCGATGAAGTTGTCTCAAAAACTGAAGCTATTCCAGCACACCTGCTCGGTAATATGTGGGCACAGAGCTGGGGCAATATCTATGATATGGTGAAGCCTGAAGGTGATGCCAAAACCTTTGATCTTACAGAGCGCCTTGTAGCCAATGGGTATGACGCGAGGAAAATGGCAGGTGCTGCGGATGATTTCTTCCAGTCGCTTGGTTTTGAACCACTGCCGGACACATTCTGGGAACGTTCACTGTTTGTGAAGCCGCGTGACCGGGAAGTGCAGTGCCATGCTTCTGCATGGAACCTGGATGCGAAAGACGATATCCGTATTAAGATGTGTACAAAGGTGAATGGTGAAGATTTTGCCACCATGCACCATGAAGTTGGCCATAACATCTACCAGCGTGCTTACAAACACCAGTCTGGTCTTGATCAAGGCGGTGCGCACGGCGGCTTCCATGAAGCAATTGGTGATATGATCGCGCTTTCCATCACACCAGAATATCTGAAAACAATTGGCTTGATTGATGAAGTGCCATCAGCTGATGCAGATATTCCACTTCTTATGAAGCAGGCGCTTGAAAAGGTAGCGTTCCTACCGTTTGGCTTGATGGTTGATCAGTGGCGCTGGAAGGTGTTTTCTGGTGAAGTAACACCAGCAGGCTACAATGATGCCTGGTGGCAACTGCGTGAGAAATACCAGGGTGTGAAAGCACCGAATGAGCGCCCAGCTGATGCGTTTGATCCGGGTGCCAAATATCATATCCCGAATAACACATCTTACACACGTTACTTCCTGGCACATATTCTACAGTTCCAGTTCCACCAGACAGCCTGTGAAGATGCTGGTTGGGAAGGTCCACTGCACCGTTGTTCTATTTACGGCAACAAGGAAGTTGGCGCCAAGTTTAAGGCAATGCAGGAACTGGGTTCATCAAAGCCGTGGCCTGATGCTCTTGAAGTGTTCACAGGAACACGTGAGATGAATGGTTCTTCCGTTGTGGCATATTTCGCACCGCTTAAAGAATGGCTTGATGAGCAAAACAAAAACCGTTCGTGTGGTTGGTAA
- the leuC gene encoding 3-isopropylmalate dehydratase large subunit, which produces MSGTMPQTMYDKIWEHHVVEEREGGVALLYIDRHLVHEVTSPQAFDGLRAAGRKIHRSDSIIAVPDHNVPTKNRHLPNPDPMSTAQLTALEANVKEFGLEYIAMDDVRQGIVHVIGPEQGFTQPGVTLVCGDSHTSTHGAFGALAFGIGTSEVEHVMATQTLVLKKSKNMRVTVNGTLPVGCTAKDVALAIIGKIGTGGGTGYVIEYAGSVIEGLSMEGRMTLCNMSIEAGARAGLVAPDEKTFEYLRGKPKSPKAGQWDAAVSYWKTLGSDEGASFDTEVILNGDDIVPQVTWGTSPEDVAPVTGFVPEASDIQDEHKSASLEAALKYMGLEEGQAITDIPVDRVFVGSCTNSRIEDIRAVAEIAKGRKIADRIIEAIVVPGSGLVKEQAEAEGLDKVLTDAGFEWREPGCSMCLAMNPDKAGAGEHVASTSNRNFVGRQGPGARTHLVSPAMAAAAAIAGHFVDVRDF; this is translated from the coding sequence ATGTCAGGTACCATGCCACAAACGATGTATGATAAGATTTGGGAACACCATGTTGTTGAAGAGCGTGAAGGTGGTGTGGCTCTCCTCTATATCGACAGGCATCTGGTGCATGAAGTAACAAGCCCTCAGGCTTTTGATGGGCTTCGTGCAGCTGGCCGTAAAATCCACAGATCCGATAGTATTATCGCAGTGCCGGATCATAACGTACCTACGAAAAACAGGCATCTTCCGAACCCTGATCCAATGTCTACGGCACAACTCACAGCCCTTGAAGCGAACGTGAAAGAGTTCGGCCTTGAGTATATTGCTATGGATGATGTGCGGCAGGGCATTGTGCACGTGATCGGCCCGGAGCAGGGCTTTACCCAACCAGGTGTAACACTGGTGTGTGGTGATAGTCATACCTCTACCCACGGTGCTTTTGGTGCGCTTGCGTTCGGTATCGGTACCAGTGAGGTTGAGCATGTAATGGCAACCCAAACACTGGTTCTTAAGAAATCCAAGAACATGCGGGTAACAGTGAATGGTACCTTGCCTGTTGGCTGCACGGCCAAAGATGTGGCGCTTGCCATTATTGGCAAGATCGGTACTGGCGGCGGCACGGGCTATGTTATTGAATATGCAGGTTCGGTTATCGAAGGGCTTTCGATGGAAGGCCGGATGACGCTCTGTAATATGTCGATTGAAGCAGGAGCGCGCGCGGGCCTTGTGGCGCCTGATGAGAAAACTTTTGAGTATCTAAGAGGCAAGCCAAAGTCTCCAAAAGCAGGGCAGTGGGATGCCGCTGTTAGCTACTGGAAAACGCTGGGCTCCGATGAAGGTGCTTCGTTTGATACGGAGGTCATATTAAACGGCGATGATATCGTGCCGCAGGTAACGTGGGGCACAAGCCCGGAGGATGTAGCACCTGTTACTGGTTTTGTACCAGAAGCATCGGATATTCAGGATGAGCATAAGAGTGCATCATTAGAGGCAGCACTGAAATATATGGGGCTGGAAGAAGGGCAGGCAATTACAGATATCCCGGTAGACCGAGTGTTCGTGGGTTCATGCACTAACAGTCGCATAGAGGATATTCGTGCAGTGGCGGAAATCGCTAAGGGTAGAAAGATTGCCGACCGGATTATAGAAGCGATTGTTGTACCGGGTTCAGGCCTGGTAAAAGAGCAAGCGGAAGCTGAAGGGCTTGATAAAGTTCTCACAGACGCAGGTTTTGAATGGCGGGAGCCGGGGTGCTCTATGTGCCTTGCTATGAATCCTGATAAAGCAGGTGCAGGTGAGCATGTTGCTTCCACAAGTAACCGGAATTTTGTTGGGCGACAGGGCCCCGGTGCGCGTACGCATCTTGTAAGCCCTGCGATGGCAGCAGCTGCGGCAATTGCTGGCCATTTTGTTGATGTTCGTGATTTTTAA
- the rplS gene encoding 50S ribosomal protein L19: MNIIEKLEQEQIAKLTEGKEIPTFGAGDTLRVDVKVREGERERIQAFEGVCIARANKGISSNFTVRKLSYGEGVERVFPLYGPAVDNITVVRRGKVRRAKLYYLRGRTGKAARIAERKDWMRK, translated from the coding sequence GTGAATATTATTGAAAAACTAGAGCAAGAACAGATTGCTAAACTTACTGAAGGTAAAGAAATCCCAACATTTGGTGCTGGTGATACACTTCGCGTAGACGTTAAAGTTCGCGAAGGCGAGCGTGAGCGTATTCAGGCGTTTGAAGGTGTATGTATCGCACGTGCTAACAAGGGTATCAGCTCTAACTTCACAGTTCGCAAACTTTCTTACGGCGAAGGCGTTGAGCGTGTATTCCCACTTTATGGTCCAGCTGTAGACAACATCACTGTTGTGCGTCGCGGTAAAGTACGTCGTGCGAAGCTTTACTACCTACGTGGCCGTACTGGTAAGGCTGCTCGTATCGCTGAGCGCAAAGACTGGATGAGGAAATAA
- the leuB gene encoding 3-isopropylmalate dehydrogenase, producing MTTHNIMLLPGDGIGPEIMAQVRRVMAWVEGAYGVTFNVDEGLIGGCAYDTEGVPLSDDTLAKAKASDAIVMGCVGGPKWDGKTDYDKRPEAGLLRLRKDLDLFANLRPAMCFDALADASSLKRDLVAGLDILFVRELAGGVYFGEPRGIEELPGGGRVGINTQRYTDAEIIRISRVAFDMARKRGGRVHSAEKANVMEAGLLWREEVTKLHAEEYSDVKLEHILADNCAMQLVKAPKQFDVILTDNLFGDILSDAAAMLTGSLGMLPSASLGDGGPGLYEPVHGSAPDIAGQGIANPIAAILSFAMALRYSLNMGDAADKVEAAVSEALAQGLRTGDLLSDGMTEVNTEGMGDGILKALG from the coding sequence ATGACAACACATAATATTATGCTTTTGCCGGGTGACGGCATCGGCCCAGAAATTATGGCGCAGGTTCGCCGTGTAATGGCGTGGGTTGAAGGCGCTTACGGTGTTACTTTCAATGTGGATGAAGGCCTTATTGGTGGCTGCGCATATGATACGGAAGGTGTGCCACTTTCAGATGATACACTTGCAAAAGCTAAAGCATCAGACGCTATTGTCATGGGCTGTGTTGGTGGCCCCAAGTGGGACGGCAAAACTGATTATGATAAGCGCCCGGAAGCTGGTTTATTACGCCTCCGTAAAGATCTTGATTTGTTTGCGAATTTGCGCCCGGCTATGTGCTTTGATGCGCTTGCGGATGCATCAAGCCTGAAGCGTGATCTGGTTGCAGGCCTTGATATTCTGTTCGTTCGGGAACTTGCGGGCGGTGTTTATTTTGGTGAACCACGCGGTATTGAAGAATTGCCGGGTGGTGGCCGTGTTGGTATCAACACACAGCGCTATACGGATGCTGAAATTATCCGAATTTCCCGCGTAGCCTTTGATATGGCGCGTAAGCGTGGTGGGCGTGTGCACAGTGCTGAAAAAGCCAATGTAATGGAGGCGGGCCTCTTGTGGAGAGAAGAAGTAACCAAACTTCATGCGGAAGAATACTCTGATGTGAAGCTTGAACATATTCTTGCAGATAACTGTGCTATGCAGCTTGTGAAAGCACCAAAGCAGTTTGATGTGATCCTTACCGATAATTTGTTTGGGGATATTCTTTCTGATGCAGCAGCTATGCTTACGGGCTCGCTTGGTATGCTGCCTTCTGCTTCGCTTGGTGATGGTGGGCCGGGGCTTTATGAACCTGTTCACGGTTCAGCCCCTGATATTGCAGGACAGGGTATTGCAAACCCAATCGCTGCTATTCTCAGTTTTGCTATGGCACTTCGCTACAGCCTGAATATGGGTGATGCAGCGGACAAGGTTGAGGCTGCAGTATCCGAGGCGCTAGCTCAGGGGCTGAGAACAGGAGATCTGCTGTCTGATGGTATGACAGAAGTGAATACTGAAGGCATGGGAGACGGTATCCTTAAAGCGCTTGGCTAG
- a CDS encoding aspartate-semialdehyde dehydrogenase, translating to MGFRVAVVGATGNVGREVLNILAERGFTAKEVIAIASRKSIGQQVGYGDKDLDIVALDTFDPKGVDIAFFAAGSGVSKEFAPKFAEAGCVVIDNSSLYRMDPDVPLVVPEVNAKALEGFSKKNIIANPNCSTAQMLVALKPLHDAAKIKRVVVSTYQSVSGSGNAAMDELFNQTRAVFVNDPIVNEVYPKQIAFNVIPHIDVFMDDGSTKEEWKMVAETHKMLDPDIELTATCVRVPVFIGHSEAVNIEFEKPISHIEAREILREAPGCLVVDKREDGGYTTPTECVGDFATYISRIREDKTVKNGLNIWVVSDNLRKGAALNAVQIAESLVNQGLISAG from the coding sequence ATGGGTTTTCGTGTCGCTGTTGTAGGTGCGACTGGTAATGTCGGTCGTGAAGTACTTAATATTCTAGCTGAGCGTGGTTTCACAGCTAAGGAAGTTATCGCGATTGCATCCCGAAAATCCATCGGTCAACAGGTGGGTTACGGTGATAAAGATCTCGATATCGTAGCGCTGGATACTTTTGATCCAAAAGGTGTTGATATCGCATTTTTTGCAGCGGGTTCAGGTGTTTCAAAAGAGTTCGCGCCAAAGTTTGCAGAAGCCGGTTGTGTGGTGATTGATAACTCATCACTTTACCGTATGGACCCTGATGTACCACTTGTTGTGCCAGAGGTGAACGCAAAGGCGCTTGAAGGCTTCTCTAAGAAAAACATCATTGCGAACCCAAACTGTTCAACTGCACAGATGCTTGTGGCGCTGAAGCCACTTCATGACGCCGCGAAAATCAAGCGTGTGGTTGTGTCTACATACCAGTCTGTTTCTGGTTCTGGTAATGCTGCGATGGATGAGCTCTTCAACCAGACACGCGCTGTGTTTGTAAACGATCCTATCGTAAACGAAGTGTACCCGAAGCAGATTGCTTTCAACGTTATCCCGCACATCGATGTGTTTATGGATGATGGTTCCACCAAAGAAGAGTGGAAGATGGTTGCTGAAACACACAAGATGCTTGATCCAGATATTGAGCTAACAGCAACATGTGTGCGTGTGCCTGTATTCATTGGTCACTCAGAAGCTGTAAATATCGAGTTTGAAAAACCGATCAGCCATATTGAAGCGCGTGAAATCCTTCGGGAAGCACCGGGCTGTTTGGTTGTGGATAAGCGCGAAGATGGTGGTTACACAACACCAACAGAATGTGTGGGTGATTTTGCAACATACATTTCTCGCATCCGTGAAGATAAAACCGTTAAAAACGGCCTGAATATCTGGGTGGTTTCAGATAATCTGCGTAAGGGTGCAGCACTGAACGCTGTACAGATTGCAGAATCTCTTGTGAACCAAGGCCTTATTTCTGCTGGATAA
- a CDS encoding HAMP domain-containing sensor histidine kinase: MSYMPDTVQSFGSNLEINPTIKALLEGLANVSGITYLKAVSKSICDALGADIALVGQLSEDRQSMQTIAMYRFGEHVDDLQYGLKGTPCAETVTRDYCIYRKGVQHEFPDDQDLVDDAIEGYIGYPLIDENGKTIGAIIALSQQPIEVDSLIMDFARIAAARTRAELQHYILQKKLQDTLSDSLILNYTKSMFMANISHEMHNPLASMIGYAALIRDGQVDPKEVRDFANSICTIGETLQALVSDIISLSSLELWGNSIARETFDLTDTAIAGKRMQMQQAASKNLKILPIKQTEPVYITGDVTLTKKALLNVLINAVKYTENGEIEISVSKDENGAEIAVKDTGIGMSAAKISVITKPMKDIGSTYEFHQNGSGLGIPLSIMMMEKQGGQLSIESEEGEGTTVRLHFPKELLSDKEGDFI; encoded by the coding sequence ATGTCATATATGCCAGATACCGTTCAGAGTTTTGGAAGTAATTTAGAAATCAATCCCACCATCAAGGCCTTACTAGAAGGCTTGGCAAACGTTTCCGGCATAACCTATCTGAAAGCAGTTTCTAAAAGCATATGTGATGCGCTCGGCGCTGATATCGCACTCGTTGGGCAATTAAGCGAAGACCGCCAAAGCATGCAAACCATCGCTATGTACCGTTTTGGCGAACATGTTGATGATCTTCAATATGGCCTTAAGGGCACACCGTGCGCAGAAACGGTCACTCGCGATTACTGCATATACCGTAAAGGTGTTCAGCATGAATTCCCCGATGATCAGGATTTAGTGGACGATGCCATTGAAGGCTATATCGGCTATCCGCTCATCGATGAAAACGGCAAAACAATAGGGGCTATCATTGCTCTCAGCCAGCAGCCTATCGAAGTAGACAGCCTGATCATGGATTTCGCACGCATCGCCGCGGCCAGAACCAGAGCAGAATTGCAGCATTATATCTTGCAGAAAAAACTACAGGATACGCTGAGCGATTCCTTAATACTGAACTATACAAAATCTATGTTTATGGCGAATATCAGCCACGAAATGCATAATCCACTTGCCTCCATGATTGGATATGCAGCCCTTATCAGGGACGGTCAAGTCGACCCAAAAGAAGTTAGGGATTTTGCCAATAGCATATGTACCATTGGTGAAACGCTGCAAGCGCTTGTCAGCGATATTATCTCTCTCTCCTCGCTGGAGCTTTGGGGCAATTCAATTGCCAGGGAAACTTTTGATTTAACGGATACCGCGATTGCTGGCAAACGTATGCAAATGCAACAGGCCGCCAGCAAAAACCTTAAGATATTGCCAATTAAGCAAACTGAACCTGTTTATATAACTGGCGATGTTACTCTCACCAAAAAAGCACTTCTAAATGTGCTTATTAATGCTGTGAAATATACAGAAAATGGCGAGATTGAAATCAGCGTTTCCAAAGATGAAAATGGCGCTGAGATAGCGGTTAAAGATACTGGCATTGGTATGTCTGCCGCGAAGATATCTGTGATCACCAAGCCTATGAAAGATATTGGCAGCACTTATGAATTTCATCAAAATGGTTCAGGGTTAGGGATACCACTCTCTATCATGATGATGGAAAAACAAGGCGGCCAGCTTTCTATTGAAAGTGAAGAGGGTGAAGGCACAACAGTACGCCTACATTTCCCAAAAGAACTGCTGTCAGACAAAGAAGGCGACTTTATCTAA
- the leuD gene encoding 3-isopropylmalate dehydratase small subunit: protein MEKFTQVTSIATPYMRANVDTDIIIPAKHLKSIKRTGFGEHAFETVRFDADGNRIADNVFDSDRYKGAKILVTGDNFGCGSSREHAPWAIAELGFRCIIAPSFADIFAGNCVKNGILTVALPQAEVDAIAMAAEGGQDITVNLEDQTVEVGNSKYEFDYNAAHKHMLLNGLDSIGQTLQASAAISAFEEKQKHMTPWLYRA from the coding sequence ATGGAAAAATTTACGCAGGTAACCTCAATCGCAACCCCTTATATGCGGGCGAATGTTGATACGGATATCATTATCCCGGCGAAGCATCTGAAATCAATCAAACGCACAGGGTTTGGTGAGCATGCATTCGAAACGGTTCGTTTTGACGCGGATGGTAACCGTATTGCAGATAATGTTTTTGATAGTGACCGTTATAAAGGAGCGAAAATTCTTGTAACCGGTGATAACTTTGGCTGTGGTTCAAGCCGTGAGCATGCACCGTGGGCGATCGCCGAACTTGGTTTCCGCTGTATTATAGCACCAAGCTTTGCTGATATTTTCGCGGGTAACTGTGTGAAAAACGGTATCCTTACAGTGGCACTGCCTCAGGCCGAGGTGGATGCAATTGCTATGGCTGCCGAAGGCGGGCAGGATATTACGGTGAACCTTGAAGATCAGACCGTAGAAGTTGGCAACAGCAAATATGAGTTTGACTATAACGCGGCACACAAACATATGCTGCTGAACGGGCTTGATAGTATTGGACAAACGCTTCAGGCATCGGCCGCAATTTCCGCCTTTGAAGAAAAGCAAAAACATATGACACCGTGGCTCTACCGGGCATAA